The Mesorhizobium sp. M1D.F.Ca.ET.043.01.1.1 genome contains a region encoding:
- a CDS encoding adenine phosphoribosyltransferase, whose protein sequence is MKPSLEDTLLAAIRTIPDYPKHGILFRDITTLLGDARAFRRAIDELVHPYAGLKIDKIAGIEARGFILGGAVAHQLSAGFVPIRKKGKLPYETVRVAYSLEYGLDEMEMHKDGVSPGEKVILVDDLIATGGTAEAAVKLLRQIGADIVAACFVIDLPDLGGRQKLEALGVPVRTLIGFEGH, encoded by the coding sequence ATGAAACCCTCGCTCGAAGACACGCTGCTTGCCGCGATCCGCACTATCCCGGACTACCCGAAGCATGGCATCCTGTTTCGCGACATCACCACGCTGCTTGGCGATGCGCGCGCCTTTCGCCGCGCCATCGACGAGCTAGTGCACCCGTATGCCGGCCTGAAGATCGACAAGATCGCCGGCATCGAGGCGCGCGGCTTCATTCTTGGCGGTGCCGTTGCGCACCAGCTTTCGGCAGGCTTCGTGCCGATCCGCAAGAAGGGCAAGCTGCCCTACGAGACGGTGCGCGTCGCCTACAGCCTCGAATACGGTCTGGACGAGATGGAGATGCACAAGGACGGCGTCTCGCCGGGCGAGAAGGTGATCCTGGTCGACGACCTGATCGCCACCGGCGGCACGGCGGAAGCGGCGGTGAAGCTGCTCAGGCAGATCGGCGCCGACATCGTCGCCGCCTGCTTCGTCATCGACCTGCCGGATCTCGGCGGGCGCCAGAAGCTTGAAGCGCTCGGCGTGCCGGTGCGCACGCTGATCGGGTTCGAGGGGCATTAG
- a CDS encoding MaoC family dehydratase, with product MTLDEYFLIGETVTLGSHKFEADEIKAFARKYDPQVFHVDEEAARKSVLGGLCASGWHTAATWMKYNLEKRMETEGVRWTGPGPQPEFGPSPGFRNLKWLKPVYAGETVTFTRTALAHRPLAGRPGWSLLTLRSEGFDSTGDKVIEFDSAVLVKVE from the coding sequence GTGACACTCGACGAATACTTCCTCATCGGCGAAACCGTCACCCTCGGCTCGCACAAGTTTGAAGCCGACGAGATCAAGGCGTTCGCCAGGAAATACGACCCGCAGGTCTTCCATGTCGATGAGGAGGCGGCGAGGAAGAGCGTGCTTGGCGGCCTCTGCGCCTCCGGCTGGCACACCGCCGCCACCTGGATGAAATACAACCTCGAAAAGCGCATGGAGACCGAGGGCGTGCGCTGGACCGGTCCCGGACCGCAGCCCGAATTCGGCCCCTCGCCGGGCTTCCGCAACCTCAAATGGCTGAAGCCCGTCTATGCCGGTGAGACGGTGACCTTCACGCGCACCGCGCTCGCCCATCGCCCGCTTGCCGGGCGCCCCGGCTGGAGCCTGCTCACGCTGCGTTCCGAAGGCTTCGATTCGACCGGCGACAAGGTCATCGAGTTCGACAGCGCCGTGCTGGTGAAGGTGGAGTAG
- a CDS encoding MaoC family dehydratase, whose protein sequence is MTAKTWAYEDFVEGASLDLGSKTVSAAEIIEFASEFDAQPMHLDEEAGKASILGGLSASGWHTCAMFMRMLCDAFLLDSTSQGSPGIEHVKWKKPVLAGDRLTGTVTVLAKRQSKSRPQLGLVSMRSELFNQRGECVFELENSGMFLTREAAA, encoded by the coding sequence ATGACCGCAAAGACCTGGGCCTACGAGGATTTCGTCGAGGGCGCCTCGCTCGACCTCGGCAGCAAGACTGTAAGCGCGGCCGAGATCATCGAATTCGCCAGCGAGTTCGATGCCCAGCCGATGCATCTCGACGAGGAGGCCGGCAAGGCCAGCATCCTGGGCGGCCTTTCGGCTTCGGGCTGGCACACCTGCGCGATGTTCATGCGCATGCTGTGCGACGCCTTCCTGCTCGACTCGACCTCGCAAGGCTCGCCGGGCATTGAGCACGTGAAATGGAAGAAGCCGGTTCTGGCCGGTGATCGGCTCACCGGCACGGTCACCGTGCTTGCCAAGCGCCAGTCCAAATCGAGGCCTCAGCTCGGCCTGGTCAGCATGCGCAGCGAGCTGTTCAACCAGCGCGGTGAATGCGTCTTCGAGCTTGAGAACAGCGGCATGTTCCTGACCCGGGAGGCCGCGGCGTGA
- the corA gene encoding magnesium/cobalt transporter CorA has protein sequence MIKAFVVDNDRLRVTDDLAADGDRVVWADLFNPTKEEEAAIESWLGIAIPTREEMEEIEISSRLYVEDGGYFMTAVLPAQTEADDPLMSPVTFALAGNRLITIRYHEPKAFKTFPLRAEKVATGCTSGDTILVGLLEAIVDRLADILERAGRDVEAISRDIFEARSTKASKRNRDFQELLKGIGRKEDLASSVRDSLISLQRLAGFLAHVAAQAKMSKDVRARIKTLSRDVLSLADHATFLSQKISFLLDATLGMISIEQNAIIKIFSVAAVIFLPPTLVASIYGMNFDIIPELKWEFGYPFAIGLMVVSAILPFWYFRRRGWL, from the coding sequence ATGATCAAGGCCTTCGTCGTGGACAATGATCGCCTGCGCGTCACCGACGATCTCGCGGCGGACGGCGACAGGGTCGTCTGGGCCGACCTCTTCAATCCGACCAAGGAAGAAGAGGCTGCGATCGAGAGCTGGCTTGGCATCGCCATTCCGACGCGCGAGGAGATGGAAGAGATCGAGATCTCCAGCCGCCTCTATGTCGAGGACGGCGGCTACTTCATGACCGCCGTGCTGCCGGCCCAGACCGAGGCCGACGACCCGCTGATGTCGCCGGTGACGTTCGCGCTTGCCGGCAACCGGCTGATCACCATCCGCTATCACGAGCCGAAGGCCTTCAAGACCTTTCCGCTGCGCGCCGAAAAGGTGGCGACCGGCTGCACCAGCGGCGACACCATCCTGGTCGGCCTGCTGGAAGCGATCGTCGACCGGCTTGCCGACATCCTCGAGCGCGCCGGGCGCGATGTGGAAGCGATCTCGCGCGACATCTTCGAGGCGCGGTCGACAAAGGCCTCGAAGCGCAACCGCGATTTCCAGGAGCTCTTGAAAGGCATCGGCCGCAAGGAGGACCTCGCATCCTCCGTCCGCGACAGCCTGATCTCGCTGCAGCGCCTGGCCGGCTTTCTTGCCCATGTCGCGGCCCAGGCCAAGATGAGCAAGGATGTGCGGGCCCGCATCAAGACGCTGTCGCGGGACGTGCTGTCGCTCGCCGATCACGCCACCTTCCTGTCGCAGAAGATCTCCTTCCTGCTCGACGCCACGCTCGGCATGATCTCGATCGAGCAAAACGCCATCATCAAGATCTTCTCGGTCGCCGCCGTCATCTTCCTGCCGCCGACGCTGGTGGCCTCGATCTACGGCATGAATTTCGACATCATCCCCGAGCTCAAATGGGAGTTCGGCTATCCCTTCGCCATCGGCCTGATGGTGGTCTCGGCGATCCTGCCCTTCTGGTATTTCCGCCGCCGCGGGTGGCTCTAA